Proteins from a genomic interval of Desulfofustis limnaeus:
- the pgl gene encoding 6-phosphogluconolactonase has translation MIIRGSRAELGRKAAVIIAEALRSVLEQRPLAVLGVVGGSSVGGVLGHLGEQPLAFNRVHLFMIDERLVPLTHPDSNFQLVASFVEPYLPEANLHPYHHDEADPGASLERYRRLLVDYGGRFDVALLSAGADGHIASLFPEHETIRSDQPFFLLTATAPKPPPGRMSASKTLIGNAGSVVLLFFGHEKRAAFIDFLADEHAVEHCPARLVKRVSERFILTDCSEGSA, from the coding sequence ATGATCATTCGCGGCAGTCGAGCGGAGTTGGGACGGAAAGCGGCCGTGATTATCGCTGAGGCCCTCAGAAGCGTGTTGGAACAACGTCCGTTGGCGGTCCTCGGTGTGGTCGGTGGCTCGAGTGTCGGGGGCGTGCTTGGCCACCTGGGTGAGCAGCCGCTGGCCTTCAATCGCGTACACCTGTTCATGATCGACGAGCGATTGGTTCCACTTACCCATCCGGACTCGAATTTTCAGTTGGTGGCCTCTTTTGTCGAGCCGTATCTGCCGGAGGCAAACCTGCACCCCTATCACCATGACGAAGCTGATCCGGGGGCTTCGCTGGAACGCTATCGGCGCCTGTTGGTCGATTACGGCGGCCGTTTCGACGTGGCCTTGCTGTCGGCTGGCGCCGATGGTCACATCGCCTCGTTGTTCCCTGAACATGAAACGATTCGAAGCGACCAACCGTTCTTTTTGCTCACCGCAACCGCGCCGAAACCGCCGCCGGGGCGGATGAGTGCTTCAAAGACCTTGATCGGCAATGCCGGCAGTGTCGTCTTGTTGTTTTTCGGGCATGAAAAACGTGCCGCCTTCATCGATTTTCTCGCTGATGAACACGCTGTCGAGCACTGTCCGGCCAGGCTGGTGAAGCGCGTTTCCGAGCGGTTTATTCTCACGGATTGTAGTGAAGGATCTGCATGA
- a CDS encoding dihydrodipicolinate synthase family protein has product MSDHSFHGVFPYLVSPIGPSGDISEEVLTRLCDDLIKAGVHGLTPLGSTGEFAYLSWPQRRRIVEIVLAAAAGRVPVVAGVAATTIADAVSQAKAYEDLGCAGILAILEAYFPVTDEGVYRYFKAIADSVSLPVVLYTNPNFQRSDLSLPTIDRLSHIDNISYIKDASSNTGRLLSIINRVEGRMKIFAASAHIPACVMMIGGVGWMAGPACLAPRQSVELYNLCCRADWDNAMRLQRRLWGLNQAFARYNLAACIKGGLHLQGYPVGDPLPPQAPLSEEALEEVQRALHAIGALPEKTTSSS; this is encoded by the coding sequence ATGAGTGACCACTCTTTTCACGGCGTTTTCCCCTACCTTGTCTCGCCGATCGGCCCATCCGGTGACATTAGCGAAGAAGTCCTGACCAGGCTCTGTGACGACCTGATCAAAGCCGGCGTCCACGGCTTGACGCCGCTCGGCTCCACCGGCGAATTCGCTTACCTTTCCTGGCCGCAACGACGGCGCATCGTCGAAATCGTACTGGCCGCCGCAGCGGGAAGAGTCCCGGTCGTGGCGGGGGTAGCGGCAACGACCATAGCTGATGCCGTCTCTCAGGCAAAGGCGTATGAAGATCTGGGCTGCGCTGGAATTCTGGCCATTCTTGAAGCCTACTTCCCGGTTACCGACGAAGGAGTGTACCGTTATTTCAAGGCCATTGCCGATAGCGTGTCACTGCCGGTGGTTCTTTACACCAACCCCAATTTCCAACGTTCCGACCTGAGCCTGCCGACCATCGACCGTCTCAGCCATATCGACAACATCAGCTACATCAAAGACGCCTCGTCCAACACCGGACGCCTGCTGTCGATCATCAATCGAGTCGAAGGACGAATGAAAATCTTCGCCGCCTCAGCACATATCCCTGCTTGCGTGATGATGATAGGTGGCGTCGGCTGGATGGCCGGACCGGCTTGTCTGGCGCCGCGGCAGAGCGTTGAACTTTACAACCTCTGCTGTCGTGCCGACTGGGATAACGCCATGCGCCTGCAACGGCGCCTCTGGGGATTGAACCAAGCTTTTGCTCGCTACAATCTGGCCGCCTGCATCAAGGGCGGCCTGCACCTGCAAGGCTACCCGGTTGGCGACCCGCTGCCGCCCCAGGCTCCACTGAGCGAAGAGGCTCTGGAAGAGGTGCAACGCGCTCTGCACGCCATCGGCGCACTACCCGAGAAGACCACCTCGTCATCATGA